Proteins co-encoded in one uncultured Draconibacterium sp. genomic window:
- the cobT gene encoding nicotinate-nucleotide--dimethylbenzimidazole phosphoribosyltransferase gives MKALENLSIQATHNPKLQAELQHKLDKKTKPIGSLGQMERIAMQLGLIQQTTTPKLEKPVMLTVASDHWITDEKVSPVSTDITWQQVLNFINGGGGIGLFCDVYGFDLYVVDAGVNYDFPAHPKLIDKKVRKGSRNFLHEHALTSDECDQALQNGRDVVSRFAEEGSNLVGFGEMGIGNTSPATALLSVFAGISVETCTGPGCGLSPDGVSHKANVLKQAIEKHGISENPVENLARFGGLEIATIAGGMLEAAAQRQLIVVDGFITTSAFMVAYEICPIVKDYAVFAHSSKEGGHKLMLKHMNADAIMDLDLRLGEGTGAAVAYPIISGSVEMLNRMTSFDETEVEDTTHVKYVEK, from the coding sequence ATGAAAGCACTAGAAAATTTAAGTATACAAGCCACGCATAATCCGAAGTTGCAAGCAGAGCTTCAACACAAGTTGGATAAAAAAACCAAACCAATTGGTTCACTAGGACAAATGGAACGAATTGCGATGCAGCTGGGGCTTATTCAGCAAACAACCACGCCCAAACTGGAAAAACCTGTGATGTTAACGGTGGCATCCGATCATTGGATTACCGATGAAAAAGTTAGTCCTGTTAGCACTGATATTACCTGGCAACAAGTATTGAATTTTATTAATGGTGGTGGCGGAATTGGCTTGTTTTGTGATGTATATGGTTTCGATTTATACGTTGTTGATGCGGGGGTGAATTATGATTTTCCTGCGCATCCCAAACTTATCGATAAAAAAGTTCGGAAAGGCTCGCGTAACTTTCTGCACGAACATGCCCTTACAAGCGACGAATGCGATCAGGCATTGCAAAACGGACGAGATGTAGTGAGCAGGTTTGCTGAAGAAGGCAGTAATCTTGTTGGTTTTGGAGAAATGGGCATTGGCAACACGAGTCCGGCAACAGCATTGTTGTCTGTTTTTGCCGGAATTTCCGTTGAAACTTGCACAGGCCCGGGCTGCGGTTTAAGTCCTGATGGGGTTTCTCATAAAGCAAATGTGTTAAAACAGGCCATTGAAAAGCATGGAATTTCTGAAAATCCGGTAGAGAACCTGGCACGGTTTGGAGGTCTTGAAATTGCAACCATTGCAGGTGGAATGTTGGAAGCTGCTGCTCAAAGGCAGTTGATTGTGGTGGATGGTTTTATTACCACCTCGGCATTTATGGTAGCCTACGAAATTTGTCCAATCGTAAAAGACTATGCTGTGTTTGCACATTCCTCAAAAGAAGGAGGGCATAAGCTCATGCTTAAACACATGAACGCTGATGCGATTATGGATTTGGATTTGCGCCTTGGCGAAGGAACGGGAGCGGCAGTTGCTTACCCCATCATTAGCGGTAGCGTGGAAATGCTAAACCGCATGACTTCTTTTGATGAAACCGAAGTGGAAGATACGACACATGTAAAATACGTTGAAAAGTAA
- a CDS encoding cobyrinate a,c-diamide synthase has protein sequence MKSSFLIAAPKSNSGKTMVTLGLMHALVNRGITVQPFKCGPDYIDPMHHTKVAEKASYNLDLWMALEEHVKAIYNKQSNNADVAIVEGVMGLFDGAKKDEGSSAAVARLLDLPVVLVVDASSMAYSAAPLLYGFKNFDNNIKLAGVIFNKVAGESHFQFLKEAAIDAGVDVLGYVPRDTRLHIESRHLGLHLPGEHKNMDIVKIAAQLIEEHVDIDLLLKLSESKAHETKYIKPCKTKGHLTIALANDEAFNFSYRANRDVLNELGEVVEFSPISDALLPDVDLVWLPGGYPELFAKELAENKAMIAAIQNHVENGKALIAECGGMMYLGKNIITKEGKKFAMAGILDIDTSFENMILHLGYRKLSKGDLTVCGHEFHFSSLLSRENADSDFEVKTARGKNVEMPVFRKQNCWASYMHLYLGEKEKMQQLLKELGL, from the coding sequence ATGAAGTCATCATTCTTAATAGCTGCACCAAAAAGTAATTCAGGCAAAACCATGGTAACTTTGGGCCTAATGCATGCCTTGGTAAACCGTGGCATAACAGTTCAGCCCTTTAAATGTGGTCCCGATTACATTGACCCTATGCATCACACAAAGGTTGCCGAAAAAGCATCCTATAATTTAGATTTGTGGATGGCATTGGAGGAACATGTAAAAGCCATCTACAACAAACAAAGTAACAATGCTGATGTCGCCATTGTGGAGGGCGTAATGGGCTTGTTTGATGGAGCCAAAAAGGATGAGGGAAGCTCGGCAGCTGTTGCCCGTTTGCTCGATTTACCTGTGGTTTTGGTCGTTGATGCATCGAGCATGGCCTATTCAGCGGCTCCGCTATTGTATGGCTTTAAAAATTTCGATAATAACATAAAGTTGGCGGGTGTAATTTTTAATAAGGTTGCAGGTGAAAGTCATTTTCAGTTTTTGAAAGAAGCTGCTATTGATGCTGGTGTTGATGTGTTGGGTTATGTTCCTCGTGATACTCGTTTACATATTGAATCGAGGCATTTGGGGTTGCATTTGCCGGGCGAACATAAAAACATGGACATTGTAAAAATTGCAGCTCAACTAATTGAAGAACATGTGGACATTGATTTGCTTTTGAAGCTTTCGGAAAGCAAAGCTCATGAGACTAAATATATAAAGCCTTGTAAAACCAAAGGACACTTAACTATTGCCTTGGCAAACGATGAAGCCTTCAATTTTTCTTACCGTGCCAACCGCGATGTTTTAAATGAACTGGGTGAAGTTGTCGAATTTAGTCCTATTTCCGATGCCTTATTGCCCGATGTTGATTTGGTGTGGTTACCTGGCGGTTATCCAGAGCTTTTTGCAAAAGAATTGGCTGAAAACAAAGCCATGATAGCGGCAATACAAAACCATGTTGAAAATGGGAAAGCTCTGATTGCTGAATGTGGTGGAATGATGTATCTCGGTAAAAATATCATTACAAAAGAAGGCAAAAAATTTGCAATGGCTGGAATTTTAGACATCGACACATCGTTCGAAAACATGATACTTCATTTGGGGTATCGCAAACTTTCGAAAGGTGATTTAACCGTTTGCGGACACGAGTTTCATTTTTCATCCTTATTAAGTAGAGAAAATGCAGACTCAGATTTTGAAGTGAAAACAGCCAGGGGCAAAAATGTTGAAATGCCTGTTTTCCGAAAACAAAATTGCTGGGCATCATACATGCATCTTTATTTGGGCGAAAAAGAAAAAATGCAGCAACTACTAAAAGAACTGGGTTTATGA
- a CDS encoding precorrin-2 C(20)-methyltransferase has product MKQAKLTGVGLGPGDPELITVKGLKALLAADVVFYPATDISEGGQVSFSARILDGLNLNVPCKPLLIPMSGKNREQNYGKAFEIIEQNYNSGKNVVVVSEGDLLFYSTFGYLLKIANEKKIKCELIPGIPAFIAAGAEGQQAIVEGNQQFSVIARPKSFDEIEAALENNSTLVVMKMSVLDNWYAFLKNCKRPFFYIERVGTTQQFSTSDYKDLEFRKIPYFSLILFYD; this is encoded by the coding sequence ATGAAACAAGCAAAATTAACAGGAGTAGGGTTGGGGCCTGGCGATCCGGAATTAATAACGGTCAAGGGGTTAAAAGCCTTGCTGGCGGCTGATGTGGTTTTTTATCCTGCAACCGATATTTCAGAAGGTGGACAGGTTTCTTTCTCAGCGCGAATTTTGGATGGCTTGAATTTGAATGTGCCATGCAAACCATTGTTGATTCCCATGTCGGGCAAAAACCGTGAGCAAAACTATGGCAAAGCTTTCGAAATAATTGAACAGAACTATAACTCGGGGAAAAATGTAGTTGTTGTTTCGGAGGGCGACCTGCTTTTTTACAGCACTTTTGGTTATTTACTGAAAATTGCCAACGAGAAAAAAATAAAGTGCGAGCTAATTCCGGGAATACCTGCATTTATTGCCGCAGGTGCCGAGGGACAGCAAGCCATTGTTGAGGGCAATCAGCAATTTTCAGTAATTGCCCGCCCTAAAAGCTTCGATGAAATTGAAGCTGCTTTAGAAAATAATTCAACGCTTGTTGTTATGAAAATGAGTGTACTTGATAATTGGTATGCTTTTCTGAAAAATTGCAAGCGACCATTTTTTTATATTGAACGGGTGGGAACGACACAACAGTTTTCCACTTCTGATTATAAAGATTTGGAGTTCCGCAAAATTCCATATTTCTCTTTAATTTTATTTTATGACTAG